The bacterium genome contains the following window.
TCTTTGAGATGTTCGACCTATCTGACGCTTTCAAAATATTTACTGATGTTTTCGGTGATATCTGGGGTGAGAGTGGTCATGCTGCGACTCGCGAATACCAGAGGCGGGGTGAAACGCTGAGGGTAGTGATAGACCTCACGCTCGAAGAAATATGCAATGGTGCAAAAAAGAAGATAAAATTAACGCGATATGAAGTTTGTCCCGATTGTCACGGACTGGGTTACCCGCCCGGTGAGGGACTCAGGGTTTGCCCACAGTGCAATGGGACCGGACAACTAAGACAGGTTGGAAGAACAATCTTCGGAACAGTTACAAGAATAGTAACATGTCCAACATGCGGCGGGAGCGGCAAAATACCGACAAAAATTTGCAAAACCTGTGGCGGGAGCGGCAGAGTTAAAGTTGCGGAGACTTTGCAGGTTGACATTCCACCTGGGGCTTATGATGGCCAAGTGTTGAGGATTCATGGCAAGGGAAATGCGGGGACTGGCGGAGGTAGTGCGGGAGACTTGATAATAATAGTGCGGGAAAAAAGGCATCCAAGGTTCATAAGGGACAAAAACAATCTTTTCACATATATACCGGTAGGAATAGCTACTGCTGCTGTCGGTGGAACGGTTACCATAGATGGGATAGACGGCAAACCTATAGAAATAAAAATTCCTGCAGGGACACAATTCGGTGACATAATAAGGATTCGTGGCGCGGGGCTACCCGAATATGGCGGCGGACGAAGAGGTGACCTTATTGCTCAGGTTGTCCTCGCTGTGCCGCAAAAATTATCCTCAGAGGAAAGAAAACTTTACGAGAAATTGCGGAAAAATGAGAAACCACCCAGAGAAGGATTCGTTAAGAGAATTTTGCGTAACCTTGGCCTTAGACACTGATGCTCATAACCACAACATATTTTTACGCTCCACCGGGTAATTTCAGCAAGGGAAAGGTTTTCCTTGATGGCGAGGAAGCTCATCATCTAACCAGAGTTCTGCGTGCAAAAGTTGGCGATGAATTCATCGTGGTTAACGGTATAGGTGATTCGTTTAGGTGCCGCCTCGAGAAAAGTTATGTTAAAGGAGCTGTCGGAAAGGTTATCGAGCAAATAGAATCGGTAGCCCAGCCCAAGATAAAACTTTCGCTCTGCTTTGGCGTGGTCCGCCCAAAACAGCTTGAGATAGCACTCGATTGGGCAACACAGCTGGGTATAAACGAGTTCGTCCCATTGATAACAGATTTCACAATACGCGAGATAAAGTCGGGCACAAGACTTGAGCGGTTGCAAAAGATAGCTATAAGAGCGATAAAGCAATCGAAACGCTCATGGTTGCCTACAATATCCGATGTAGTGGAACTTAGGGAGTTCCTTAACCGGAGAGGAAAAAATTTTGACGGACTTATTTACGCTGACCCGGACGGGTTACCCTCACCACCTAAAAGAATGATTCAACCTGATGGCTCAGTCGCGCTTTTTGTTGGTCCTGAAGGTGGCTTTTCTCATGCCGAGAAAAATGAGCTGGCGGAGCATAACGCAGTGCCTCTATCACTCGGACCTGCAAGGCTTCGCGCTGAAACAGCGGCGGTGATAGGTGTGGCGAAAATTTTCGCATGGACGGGAGACCTATGATAACCCAAAGAACCAAGAAATTAGCCTACTTCGCGATATTTCTCGCTTTGTCTTTCGTCCTGCCATTTGTGGTTCACCTTTCGGTTCAGCAGGGCGGACGCGTGCTTCTGCCCATGCACATTCCGATTCAGCTCGCGGGTTTTATCCTTTCGCCGATAGCAGCGTTGGTGCTGGGGATTATTGCTCCACCGTTCAACTTCTTAGTATCGGGCATGCCACCGTTTCCTCTTTTTATACCGATGATGTTCGAGCTCGGGGCCATGGGGTTTTTGATAGGGATTCTGCGAAGAAAATTATCGATAATCCCGACACTTCTTGTTGCGATCGTGGTTTCGAAGCTTTTCCTCGCACTGGGCTGGATTGTGGTTCTAAGCTTTGGGTTAGCTCCCAATGTTTTCAAACGCGGAGTTTTCGTTATTGTTTCAAGCGCTTTAGTAACCGGTTTACCCGGAATAATCGCGCAACTTATTCTTATCCCGCCCCTTGTTTCGTTAATGAGAAAAGGAGCAACAGGTAAGCAAGTTGAACATGGAATTTGAAATAATAAATGCGATAAGAAAGCGATTTCCTGAATTTATCGGCGATGACTGCGCAGTCATTGAGGGTATAGAAGATAAAATTCTTCTAACGACTGACGAAATGGTTGAGGGGGTCCATTTTTCGTTCGATTACATGAGCGCTGCCGATGTTGGTTACAAGTCAGTTTCAGCGGCAGTGTCGGATATAGCTGCGATGGGTGGGAAAGCGGTCGGTGTTATGATTTCGCTCTCTATTTCAGCCTCTTTTGGAATGACGGATATAATGCGATTCTACGATGGAGTTAATACATTTATCAGGCCATTGCGAATAAAACTTCTCGGGGGCAACATAACGAAAAGTGATGCGGGATTCCACGCGGTTGTTGGTGTGCTTGGGACGGCGAAAAAGCCGGTATACAGACACGGCGCCAGAGTGGGAGACAAGATATGGGTTACAGGAGTGCTTGGTGGTTCACTTGCCGGGCTTATGTTGCTTACCGGCAAATCTGAGGGCAATAATCTAAGCAAAGTAGAGCGTGAACTAATGATTATAAGGCACAAGCGACCTCGATGCAGACTGGAAGCAGGGGAGATTATCGCATCTTTCTCGCCAAGCTCGATGATAGACATTTCGGACGGTTTTTGGGCGGATTTGATGCATATTGCTGATGAGTCGAATGCGGGCGTATTGGTGGAACTCGAGCGCTTGCCGCTTTTCCCAGGAGTTGAAAAAATAGCATCGGAGGTAAGGATGGTTCCACATATTTTCGCAGCCAAAAGCGGCGAGGAATATGAGCTTATTTTCACCGCACCCGAGGATGTCGGTCGAAAAATAGCGCGCGTGCTTAAAGATGAACTTGATGTGCCTGTTTGCATGGTGGGCGAAGTAACGAAATCAGAGCGAACCGCAAAACTTTGCGGGGAGAGGATAAACCCAGATTTGCTTTCCGGTTGGGTTCATGAGGTGTGATTATTTCTTGCACGACGGAAAGTTTAACTTTATCTTGATTTGGGTGCATTATGGAACCGACTATCGGACTACTTGAGTTTACGAGCATTGCGAAGGGCATAGAGGCGACCGATGCTATGATAAAAGCTGCTGAGGTCAAGCTTCTGGTCGCCAAAACGATATGTTCGGGCAAGTTTTTAACGATAGTTTCCGGGCTGGTTCAGGCGGTTCAGGACTCAGTCAACGCTGGGCTAAGCATCTCCGGTCCCTCGTGCGTTGACCACATTATTATACCCAATCTTCA
Protein-coding sequences here:
- the dnaJ gene encoding molecular chaperone DnaJ, with amino-acid sequence MQRRAKIDPYEILGVPRDATLEQIKSAYRKLALKYHPDRNPNDPEAEEKFKLISEAYEILSDPQKRAQYDRGAEFGDFESFFEMFDLSDAFKIFTDVFGDIWGESGHAATREYQRRGETLRVVIDLTLEEICNGAKKKIKLTRYEVCPDCHGLGYPPGEGLRVCPQCNGTGQLRQVGRTIFGTVTRIVTCPTCGGSGKIPTKICKTCGGSGRVKVAETLQVDIPPGAYDGQVLRIHGKGNAGTGGGSAGDLIIIVREKRHPRFIRDKNNLFTYIPVGIATAAVGGTVTIDGIDGKPIEIKIPAGTQFGDIIRIRGAGLPEYGGGRRGDLIAQVVLAVPQKLSSEERKLYEKLRKNEKPPREGFVKRILRNLGLRH
- a CDS encoding 16S rRNA (uracil(1498)-N(3))-methyltransferase → MLITTTYFYAPPGNFSKGKVFLDGEEAHHLTRVLRAKVGDEFIVVNGIGDSFRCRLEKSYVKGAVGKVIEQIESVAQPKIKLSLCFGVVRPKQLEIALDWATQLGINEFVPLITDFTIREIKSGTRLERLQKIAIRAIKQSKRSWLPTISDVVELREFLNRRGKNFDGLIYADPDGLPSPPKRMIQPDGSVALFVGPEGGFSHAEKNELAEHNAVPLSLGPARLRAETAAVIGVAKIFAWTGDL
- a CDS encoding ECF transporter S component — its product is MITQRTKKLAYFAIFLALSFVLPFVVHLSVQQGGRVLLPMHIPIQLAGFILSPIAALVLGIIAPPFNFLVSGMPPFPLFIPMMFELGAMGFLIGILRRKLSIIPTLLVAIVVSKLFLALGWIVVLSFGLAPNVFKRGVFVIVSSALVTGLPGIIAQLILIPPLVSLMRKGATGKQVEHGI
- the thiL gene encoding thiamine-phosphate kinase, with protein sequence MEFEIINAIRKRFPEFIGDDCAVIEGIEDKILLTTDEMVEGVHFSFDYMSAADVGYKSVSAAVSDIAAMGGKAVGVMISLSISASFGMTDIMRFYDGVNTFIRPLRIKLLGGNITKSDAGFHAVVGVLGTAKKPVYRHGARVGDKIWVTGVLGGSLAGLMLLTGKSEGNNLSKVERELMIIRHKRPRCRLEAGEIIASFSPSSMIDISDGFWADLMHIADESNAGVLVELERLPLFPGVEKIASEVRMVPHIFAAKSGEEYELIFTAPEDVGRKIARVLKDELDVPVCMVGEVTKSERTAKLCGERINPDLLSGWVHEV